ACTAACCACAAAATAGTTGATTTGTTTGTAAGtggttttgtttttgcttGTCTTTTAGggatgtaatatttatgtattctaacgatgtaaataaatgttacgaAATAGTCTGCGTAAATACGTAGTTAGTTTGATAAATCGGGAAGGTGGAAAAAGGGGAAGGctgacaattattttaatgtaggtTTTGTCCTATATGATGTTATTCAAAGAAAAACTAAGAACCGAATAAGTTCATCCCATCGAAAGATGTTACGAcacctttataataatggttcGCCATTTTGTACAAGAATCTCTGTTTTATACAAAGGAGGTAATCCGTACCTTGGGAAAGGTGCAATTTTTCTCATCTGAAGCCCCCAGAACAGCGTTAGCGTCTTCTTCAAAATCCTCTTGTTCTTGCAAAACGTCCATCATAGTTACTACTTTGTCTTCGTCACATTCTGCCATGTCGGCGTCTTCTTTTGCTGCCAATTCCGCTGAAGACATCCTTGACGGAATTGAATGccctaaaatattaaaaatttcatgaagaacCAAGGACGACTTAGAAAGAAAAGCCGGTAAAACAGGCGCGAAGAATTTTTTACAAACCGGTGACGACGTGCGTGCGAGAAcagcaatttgttttttttttcacctaCTTGACAATGTTGCCATTGTCATGACAGCTGTCCAGTAATTGCCAGTTGCTagtgtactttaaaaaattggtGTGtggtttcattttattttaatgttatggcCTTCTTCCCTTATGTAATTACTTGTTTTTCATCTTATCTATTTCATCATATTGCAGAGTGCATGAACCAGGTCTGCTTCAACTTCTGAACTTTTGCATTCCGGAGGGATACGTACGTGGGTCGGAGGAGACGTCCGCCGCTGCTGGTGGTGCCCGCCGCGAGGACTAATCTGCTGGTCAAAATGGCTTTTACGCGAGGTATTAAAACCATTAATATGGTCCATGAGCGAGTCGATATATTCTCGTGCGACTTGAGTGAATTCACAAAAGTCACtttatttgtcatttgttatgtgttgtataaattaatagtatataaatctGCACTATCGCATTAGGTGTATACCTGTAATGATAgttgtatgaataaataaataaataaatattactactaCAATTACTATTGCGATAGTGCAGCTTAAATATACATCctgtaacatattataaatataaactagtGTGAATTCACTCAGTGTGCAAGCTAATAAATCGATCTCACAGCGCCCGTGTTATAGGAGcctccatggaattagtaggatGGGAGGCTCCCGTAACAAAATAATCCGCGCGAGGGGGATCGCCAGCAGGAACGCTGTCGATGTCGAAAATAGCTTGAAAGATTGTACCTACAGCTTTCTCAGTCTATAGAGATgccgtagtgcgactttgcctCCGGTTAGAGCATCTGTTACTAATtatcacaaattaaataatacaagcTAATTATAAAACCTTGTACATTCCAAtacgtttattttgtaactaaaaattaaaataaaatcattacaaaaGAAAAGGAACGTCCAAATTCTTCCGGCCATTCCCCACATACAGAAACCCAGCGTCAGGAGTTTTGATTTTATGGAAATATGTCATTCCAGGCCAATACAGGCTTCTCAAATAGGCTACTGTCCCAGATTGCTCCAAGGATAAGTTCCAACAGCCATTTGGTATATCCTGATCTATAGAATCCAAGAAATCCATGCTATAGTTATAATCTGGTCTGGTGAGGAGGTTCGTATTCCATCGTTGCTGCGCTTGTCTGATGTGGAGATAGGACTTCAGTTGCTTCGCTTCTGCAGAGTTTAAACCATAGAAATTTGGATTAATAACTACAGTGCCGTCTGGCTGTTTTATCAACTGTCCCCGAGCGCAAATTTCCGCTTCATCGCAGATATTAGCTATAGTCGCTGCGATCCGGTTCTCTTCCTTCATAAACTGGCATCTATCCGGGTTATTTTCCTCCAGAGCTTCATCTAAAACCTTGATTTTCAAAGAAGGATTTCCATGAAAAGGAAAGAATGTGATGAGAGAAAGGAGCTTGTACTTCCTCTTCGCTTTGGGGAGTAGACCCCAGAATTTAAAATCTGTCGTGTAGAAATATTTTCGATCGGCCATCGCGTCGTTGGTGATTCCGACtgaaacagtaaaataaattaatctacttatcttaaattattatggtcCATTACGGGTCCACTCCACAGCGAGCCAAAAAAGGGTTATATACTAAAACATGTCTCTttcttttgtatgtataatttcacAATGTGCTAAAAAGAGACAGAAAAGCATTATTTTGCTTCTGAGGCTCTGAGGGCTCGTCGTGGGTGGACACAGCATTTCATGATGTCAAAAGACCAGCGAGTTGTACTGTAATAGTAAGTAATCGCACCTGCTATGTGATAATCACCACTAAGCGCGTATATTTGCCCCCAATATTGGATGTGAGCGAAATGATTCTCCACTTGTAGAAGGGTGAGAGAATTCTGTAGAATTGTTATCAGCTCGCTGGTGAGCATGAAGCCATTCACGTTCATGTACTCCTTGTACTGCCAAAGTTTGTGCACGTCCATGATTATCCAGAAATCTTtggtgaaaaatataattatttaaattataattaccaATCATTCATCGGGCACTTTGACAGATGTTTTTGACAACTtttatttgagataaaaaaaattgatgagaactttttataatttaaaatctaatatgCCATGCCATACATattactacatagtataaaacatagtcgcTTTTCGccgtctgtctttctgtccctatgtatgcttagatctttcaaactaaccaaaatattttgatgtaagATAAGAtcgagtgattcaagaggaaggtttagatgtataattttatccaagcgaagccgggacggatctctagttattcataaaaacgttaaaacatactttaatgTTTAAAGctaataaagtacctacatattctTCTTATCTTCATATTATTTAAGCTAAAAAGTATTGTCTTGTACTGgcaatgtaaaattttgtaaattttgtgagtgacaaaacataggtacttaaatatgctttatcttttttaggAATAACCATGACCTGCCGATGCTGATCCCTGCCATTCCTAAGCTTAGAGTTTCTAAGTGACTTATTTTGACTTGACAGTTGCTGGACCAATCATGTAACATGATTCAGATTTCCTTTCGTATGATTGGTTGAGAAAATGTCGTGCAGCGAATCAaactgaaagaaaaatatcatttatttacggTATATGGCTGGCGTGTGCGCAATGCGGGTAGCCCAGTGATATGTCTcgctttgaaatattttaaaatgataaactcTTACGCCTGAGAGATTAATAAGAACAGTGGTGTTCGTGTATGAACTAAGTGTAGTGCTGAATAAATCGAAGATGCAACAAAGAAATCAGAAAGGTCAGTGCCTTTTAAATTTtcctatgtatttttttccttagatttgttttttgtcaCTTCAGAAGATTTTGAGAAGACCTGTatttctttcgtatttttttatcaaaagatCTCTCTAATGCTTTACTTTCTAATGATAGTTTgcttaattttgatatttaggTGATAggtatttgaattaaaaacaaattgttctATAAACAAGCACATcagttaaattacaaatattttatttattaaacatgaAAAACAACATGGGGTTTTTGTTAGAGAGGCCGTTTCAGCGATGGAAAACGCTCTGGGAAAACGAAACGAGATTTCATCTCGTATGTCAATTACCAACTTCAAATATTTGCTGGCCCTCTGTCGGCTGTAATTCGTAACTCGAGCCGAGAAATCTCCAATATAAGTTGATCTCTGTTTATGAAATATCTCTTTACCAGTGAAGGTCTAATAACTACGGTTGGTAGTATCGCATTCGTATACAAGTTGAGAGGCAATTTGGTTATTTTCAAAGATTGCCATGGATCGTGTTGCTTGTTTGTAGACTCGTGGGTCATGTTGGGTAGAAAATATTACGGTGTCGTAAAAATCGGTGTAAGACGAGTAGGTAATGTTTGTTACGACAGGAAAAGTCTGGGGTAGAAAGTTTATATGTACATGATATGTACCTTGGTTTTGTGTTGAAATTTTTTGGTACTTtcttgaatgaaatgaatgtaGACTATTTTCGAAAGTAaaagtaataacaatattaatattagaaaatagaCTTATTAGTTCTTTATATGCTgttaatacttaatatattttttgtgtaaatatgttACTGGTTACGAACGATACCAATAGAGCCATCTGGTGTCGAATAGCCGGAAAATAGTTATAGCTATTAGACGCTAGATGGTCCTACTAGTATGTTCatagatttcaaaaaatatttattttggtctTTTCATATTCTAATATTCTATTCATATACTTAAATTCAAAGGGTTTTAGTTCCCATTATAAAAAGCCTTCTGACAGCCTCTGACGGtgatttagtaaattaaattacgacGAAACGTTTCGAGAAATGGTAGGTAGTGCCCTTGCGCTTCGCTTGGGTCGTCTTGGCGGGGCACTCCCGTGCCCCCAGATAATAGTTATACAAACCTACTTAAGTAGCTTACAAACAAAGTAGTACAAAACTACTAGTAGTGCAaacctattataaataatattgaaaaaatcacgaaataaatataaacaatgtttatttaacagACAAAAGTGCTTTGTTTTTAGGATGCAGGTACTTAcacaaattttgaataaatcatACTCATCGAGTAGGAGGTACACTCGAGTGCAACTCGACGTCGGCAACAGATAGCGCGTGTCTATTAAACAATAGAGTAACACGTGCTGCAATTAACCTCTTGAGGTTGCCGTTCTTTAGACGAGCGATTGGGCACGCGCGCCCCCTAGCGGATCACCggttgaaacaataaaaacgtaAGAGTTCGATAAAAAAAGATGGAATctagaaattttgtattgtaagaAAATCTATTTAACTGCAATCCGCCATTAGCTCCTGGTGACGAAATTGCCTGATATGTCAATGATAACCTAGTGTTATATAGTATGTGCTCGTTGTGCCGCCAGGCAATAATGGACACCTTTTTCACTCAAAACACTTCATTAAATGTTGCCATGAAGACTCCCAATATAGCCGGTATAGCCGCGTCCACTGCCTAGATGCTTTAAAcatatgtattattgttttgcttgttagtaaaaatataatgtttagtaTACAGATCGTCCATTGCGATATTGTAGTTTGTATAGGATATTTTTAaccattatttacataattttgcgatgtattgcaaataaaactaaattacatattattaaggCTTGAATGTTTAACATTATGTAGGTACCCAATACCTGCTTTCTACAAGCAATGAAAAGCCAAGCAATTAAAGTCTGTACCACGGAGTCCTGCTgacgtggcgctactgtcgctgCAAGCAACAATATGGCCTATATGGTATTGATAGTTCCTCATATTGCCACTTGGCCTTCTTTCGTGGTATGGTCTCAAATCATAGATAATTGCGGTTTGGCTTGGGACCCCTAAAATGATTGTGATGCGCTAACACGTGCATTATAAACTTGTGATATCAAGTTGATGACAGATAAGAGTGATCGATGGATCAATGGATAATTGAGTTTTTGCTGGCATACCTAATGAAGttctttttatcaaatttttcgAAAGCTAATCAAAAATGTACAATGCAGCAAAGTTTGATGCGTCCGATCAAATGATTTTCTGTGAAATGCAAAAACTGtgttaaaacttaaaaagaaatgaacttcgattgcgtgagaatcgtGCCCCAGAGGTGGGGGAGAAACGTGTCGCGAAATTATACCTTCTATCGGGGTAGCGAAGAAGTGAGTGACTTGGATTGTGCTATGTCATAATTAAccaattttcaccaataaaaaCTTGAGCATGAGAACATTTTTGTCTCGATCTCAAATCAGTGAGCTCAATGAATCGATGTTCACTTCATTGCTTAAGAACTTATAGTCTTCGGGCTattttgcattattatgaaaactacaCAAGATTGGTTTCATACAAACGTCGCGCCATATGTAGCCGCAGTTCGCAAATCATCCATATGAGTAGTTTTGAACGGGACAGTCTCAAATCACTGGGTTCCAATGTGCTCActgacgaaaaaaaaaacaggagTTCCCATGCCCGCCTCGGGCAAGCTCAACATCGCCCTGCTCTTTAgtctatagttttattttttaattgttttcgaATTAGGAACGCGATGCCCGCGGCGTTTCAGTAATCTATCTATAGCAAAGGATAATATTTGGCTACTGTTTTGGCATCAAAGttgcgtttattttttttttgtggccTTTTGTGTTGGGATTAAAGATGTTATAGAGACGATTGTTATGTTAATTTGGTTCGAGTGCATCAATCTCTGTCTGTGGTGCGT
This genomic stretch from Plodia interpunctella isolate USDA-ARS_2022_Savannah chromosome 16, ilPloInte3.2, whole genome shotgun sequence harbors:
- the Rsph9 gene encoding radial spoke head protein 9 homolog, which codes for MDVHKLWQYKEYMNVNGFMLTSELITILQNSLTLLQVENHFAHIQYWGQIYALSGDYHIAVGITNDAMADRKYFYTTDFKFWGLLPKAKRKYKLLSLITFFPFHGNPSLKIKVLDEALEENNPDRCQFMKEENRIAATIANICDEAEICARGQLIKQPDGTVVINPNFYGLNSAEAKQLKSYLHIRQAQQRWNTNLLTRPDYNYSMDFLDSIDQDIPNGCWNLSLEQSGTVAYLRSLYWPGMTYFHKIKTPDAGFLYVGNGRKNLDVPFLL